One genomic region from Osmerus mordax isolate fOsmMor3 chromosome 4, fOsmMor3.pri, whole genome shotgun sequence encodes:
- the guca1g gene encoding guanylate cyclase activator 1g — translation MGQNQSTADEEVELAEIQGLYTAFMNKCPSGALHLHEFRSLFGVPSSSVEESLYMELIFRSFDTNRDNVIDFMEFVAAVHLVLRGKLEDRLKWSFKVYDRDGNGKLDRQEVKHIVKIIYKINQNNTGMTPNEVCDKLFELVDENQDGQISLSEFMEGAQRNEWIMNILKLDVNASGWFKEHWRRTL, via the exons ATGGGACAAAATCAAAGCACGGCGGATGAAGAGGTTGAACTGGCAGAGATACAGGGTCTTTATACAGCTTTCATGAATAAATGCCCGAGTGGAGCTCTACACCTGCATGAATTCAGGAGTCTTTTTGGAGTCCCAAGTTCGTCAGTGGAGGAGAGTTTATACATGGAATTGATATTCCGGTCTTTTGATACAAACAGG GATAATGTGATCGATTTTATGGAGTTTGTGGCAGCAGTTCACCTTGTGCTACGGGGGAAACTCGAGGATAGATTAAAGTGGTCTTTTAAAGTCTATGACAGGGATGGCAATGGCAAACTGGACCGACAAGAGGTCAAGCACATCGTCAAG ATCATTTATAAAATAAACCAGAACAACACTGGTATGACACCAAACGAAGTTTGCGACAAACTCTTTGAACTTGTGGATGAAAACCAAGATG GTCAGATCTCTCTGTCAGAGTTCATGGAGGGAGCTCAGAGAAATGAGTGGATCATGAATATCCTCAAACTGGACGTGAATGCCAGTGGATGGTTCAAAGAACACTGGAGAAGGACATTATGA